A genomic segment from Amphiura filiformis chromosome 10, Afil_fr2py, whole genome shotgun sequence encodes:
- the LOC140162078 gene encoding uncharacterized protein, protein MAVSTMKFMIMVSTIMALFGGINCQTTAVSPGFQDTNSLLQNVTNTSATNSADGMASVLPEIILLLQNQWTKENEYRNNTIEVLQRQLEAQQYNHDETKTSLDNQHRTLNQIADTQSQMADTFSQVVTLLQNMTSTMNSVVSVLENQQADVQNISHSLLPIVLDQQATEIELLNQQLMSMKNCCLQNVVNDYEGHVTTAEMSTEEAVMSSDKAAMTPDNRPGPATMKISATSKSFTTAEQLGITESSTTTDFSMTTKPGPTTMKMAARTESFTTAEQFGSTVSSTTAGFLVTNEPGPTKMKMVATTESFTTAEELGTTESFTTTGLSVTTEPAPTCTQDDFFCPDGTCVSKVWACDGFEDCADE, encoded by the exons ATGGCAGTATCTACGATGAAGTTTATGATCATGGTCTCTACTATCATGGCACTATTTGGTGGCATCAATTGTCAAACAACAGCTGTTTCCCCAGGATTTCAAGATACCAACTCTCTACTACAAAATGTAACCAATACTTCAGCTACTAATAGTGCAGATGGCATGGCATCTGTGTTACCAGAAATCATTCTGCTCTTGCAAAATCAATGGACGAAAGAAAATGAATACCGAAATAATACTATTGAAGTGCTTCAACGTCAGCTTGAAGCCCAGCAATATAATCATGACGAGACAAAGACCAGCCTCGACAATCAGCATCGCACACTGAATCAGATAGCAGATACTCAATCACAGATGGCGGATACTTTCAGTCAAGTTGTGACTCTACTGCAAAATATGACGTCGACTATGAATTCTGTGGTATCTGTTCTAGAGAACCAACAAGCAGATGTTCAGAACATTTCTCATTCATTATTACCGATTGTACTGGACCAGCAAGCAACTGAGATAGAACTGTTAAACCAACAACTGATGTCCATGAAGAATTGCTGTTTGCAAAATGTTGTTAATGATTATGAAGGCCATGTAACGACAGCGGAAATGAGTACTGAAGAAGCTGTAATGAGCTCTGACAAAGCTGCAATGACTCCCGATAACAGACCAG GTCCAGCCACAATGAAAATATCAGCTACGTCAAAATCGTTCACTACAGCAGAACAATTAGGAATCACTGAGTCATCTACAACAACGGATTTTTCAATGACAACTAAGCCAG GCCCAACTACAATGAAAATGGCGGCTAGGACAGAATCATTCACTACAGCAGAACAATTCGGTTCTACCGTGTCATCTACGACAGCGGGGTTTTTAGTGACAAATGAGCCAG GTCCAACCAAAATGAAAATGGTGGCTACGACAGAATCATTCACTACAGCAGAAGAATTAGGTACAACTGAGTCATTTACGACAACGGGTTTGTCAGTGACAACTGAGCCAG CCCCAACGTGTACTCAAGATGATTTTTTCTGCCCCGATGGAACATGTGTGTCCAAAGTATGGGCATGTGATGGGTTTGAAGACTGTGCTGATGAATAA